A window of uncultured Draconibacterium sp. contains these coding sequences:
- a CDS encoding purine-nucleoside phosphorylase produces MLEKIKATASFIKERIQASPEVGIILGTGLGGLVNEIEIIDSIPYNEIPNFPVSTVDGHAGRLIYGKLGDKEVLAMQGRFHYYEGYDMKEVTFPVRVLKYVGITHLFVSNASGGLNPDWKVGEIVVINDHINFFPDHPLRGKNNKDLGPRFPDMSKCYDQRLRNKAKLIALQHNIDVKEGVYVGVSGPTFETPAEYKMFRILGADVVGMSTVPEVIVAVHMDIKVFGISIVTDSGVPGEIVEISHEEVQEVAMKAEPKMTLIMKELIQSL; encoded by the coding sequence ATGTTGGAGAAAATAAAAGCAACCGCGAGCTTCATAAAAGAAAGAATTCAGGCAAGTCCTGAGGTAGGTATTATCTTAGGAACCGGGCTGGGTGGTTTGGTGAACGAAATTGAAATTATTGATTCGATTCCATACAACGAAATACCTAATTTTCCTGTTTCAACCGTTGATGGTCATGCAGGTCGTTTAATTTATGGTAAGCTGGGAGATAAGGAAGTATTGGCAATGCAGGGCCGTTTCCATTATTACGAAGGTTACGATATGAAAGAAGTAACTTTCCCGGTGCGTGTGCTAAAATATGTGGGAATTACACACTTGTTTGTATCGAATGCGAGCGGTGGTTTAAATCCGGATTGGAAAGTGGGTGAGATTGTGGTTATTAACGATCACATCAACTTTTTTCCCGATCATCCGCTGCGTGGAAAAAACAACAAGGATCTGGGGCCACGTTTCCCCGACATGAGTAAATGTTACGACCAGCGTTTGCGAAACAAAGCCAAATTAATTGCACTGCAACATAATATCGATGTGAAAGAAGGTGTTTATGTGGGTGTTTCGGGGCCAACTTTTGAAACTCCTGCCGAATATAAAATGTTCAGGATTTTAGGTGCCGATGTGGTGGGAATGTCGACAGTGCCTGAGGTGATTGTTGCCGTTCATATGGACATTAAAGTGTTTGGTATTTCAATAGTTACCGACAGTGGTGTGCCCGGCGAAATTGTGGAAATATCGCATGAAGAAGTG
- the sppA gene encoding signal peptide peptidase SppA — protein sequence MKEFFKYVFATIVGVFAVSFIGIVLMFMIIGAIVSSTEKEVIVQENSMLVLNMDRTIVDRAPNDPFEGMELPGMFASVKTLGLDNIMESLEKAVDDDRIKGVYLDVSSINAGMATVEEIRNALIEFKEKSDKPVYACADKMMLGQKAYYLATVADKIVVHPEVGVDFRGLGGEMMFYKNALKKIGVEMQIVRHGKFKAAVEPFLLDKMSAENREQTLTYMGSLWNHMLKGISEERGISIEKLNELADEVQTFKKGKYAVESGLVDAVEYKDEVLADLREITGIEGTEGVPIIGAKDYASAAVKGKGKKYSRNKIAVIYASGDIGMSLGSGEMIDGDKFGREIRKVRQDSSYKAIVFRINSPGGAVFDSETMWREVKLAAEEKTLVVSFGDVAASGGYYIACPADKIVASPNTITGSIGIFGQIPNFGELLNDKLGITTDVVKTNKNSDLLTLTRPMTEHERAMMQLNIEEGYDTFISHVAEGRGMSKEQVDEIGQGRVWSGENAKEIGLVDEFGGLQDAIKLAAEMEGLEDYRTVDLPALPNPFEELFKMGADNVRAKLLKNELGENYRYYEYLKKASGMNGIFARMPYDINVN from the coding sequence ATGAAAGAATTTTTTAAATACGTATTTGCAACCATTGTTGGGGTTTTTGCTGTTTCGTTTATTGGAATAGTTTTAATGTTTATGATAATTGGTGCAATCGTTTCGTCAACCGAAAAAGAAGTAATTGTGCAGGAAAACAGCATGTTGGTTTTAAACATGGATCGTACAATTGTTGACCGTGCACCAAACGATCCTTTCGAAGGAATGGAACTTCCGGGGATGTTTGCAAGTGTAAAAACGCTGGGGCTCGACAATATTATGGAATCGCTTGAGAAAGCAGTGGATGACGACCGGATTAAAGGAGTTTACCTTGATGTTTCGTCAATAAACGCAGGAATGGCAACGGTTGAAGAAATTAGAAATGCCTTGATTGAGTTTAAAGAAAAAAGCGATAAACCGGTGTATGCCTGTGCCGATAAGATGATGCTCGGACAAAAAGCATATTACCTGGCCACCGTAGCCGATAAAATTGTGGTACATCCTGAAGTGGGTGTTGATTTTCGGGGTTTAGGCGGCGAAATGATGTTTTACAAAAATGCCTTGAAAAAGATTGGTGTGGAAATGCAGATCGTTCGTCATGGAAAATTTAAGGCGGCGGTTGAACCATTCTTGCTCGATAAAATGAGTGCCGAGAACCGTGAACAAACACTTACTTACATGGGAAGTTTGTGGAATCACATGTTAAAAGGAATTTCGGAAGAAAGAGGCATTTCGATTGAAAAACTAAATGAACTTGCCGATGAGGTTCAAACCTTTAAAAAAGGAAAATATGCGGTTGAATCGGGTTTGGTTGATGCAGTAGAATACAAAGATGAAGTGTTAGCCGATCTTCGCGAAATTACCGGAATTGAAGGAACTGAAGGAGTGCCAATTATTGGAGCAAAAGATTATGCATCGGCTGCAGTAAAAGGCAAAGGCAAAAAATACAGCCGCAATAAAATTGCAGTAATATACGCCAGCGGCGATATTGGTATGTCGTTGGGAAGTGGCGAAATGATCGACGGCGATAAATTTGGCAGGGAAATTCGTAAAGTGCGTCAGGATAGTTCATACAAAGCCATTGTATTCCGGATTAATTCTCCGGGAGGAGCTGTGTTTGATTCGGAAACCATGTGGCGCGAAGTAAAACTGGCGGCCGAAGAAAAAACACTGGTGGTATCGTTTGGCGATGTGGCTGCATCGGGTGGTTACTACATTGCCTGCCCGGCCGACAAAATTGTTGCCAGCCCAAATACAATAACCGGATCAATCGGTATTTTTGGGCAAATTCCAAACTTTGGGGAGCTGTTAAACGATAAGCTGGGAATTACTACCGATGTGGTAAAAACCAATAAAAATTCCGATTTGCTGACCTTAACACGTCCAATGACAGAGCATGAGCGGGCAATGATGCAATTAAACATTGAAGAAGGTTACGATACTTTTATTTCGCATGTGGCCGAAGGACGTGGAATGAGTAAGGAACAGGTGGACGAAATTGGACAGGGACGTGTTTGGAGTGGCGAAAATGCCAAAGAAATTGGATTGGTGGATGAATTTGGCGGATTACAGGATGCTATAAAACTGGCTGCCGAAATGGAAGGATTGGAAGACTACAGAACGGTTGATTTACCGGCTTTGCCAAATCCGTTTGAAGAGCTGTTTAAAATGGGTGCCGATAATGTTCGCGCTAAACTATTAAAAAACGAATTGGGCGAAAACTACCGCTACTACGAATACCTGAAAAAAGCGAGTGGAATGAATGGTATCTTCGCGCGGATGCCGTATGATATTAATGTGAATTAA
- the folK gene encoding 2-amino-4-hydroxy-6-hydroxymethyldihydropteridine diphosphokinase, with protein sequence MHKVYLGIGGNIGNKEQNFKKVLDLIDKELGKILIASSIYEAPPWGFHSEDAFWNQVIYIETILEAEELLWRIHGVEEKFGRVREKERYSSREMDIDILYFNEEYFETKTLIIPHPRIHERKFVLVPLAEIAPNFKHPLRRLTSIEMLEACRDDSIIKKVVID encoded by the coding sequence ATGCACAAGGTTTATCTAGGAATTGGTGGAAATATCGGAAATAAGGAGCAGAATTTTAAAAAGGTTCTGGATTTGATTGATAAGGAATTAGGTAAAATTCTTATCGCGTCGTCGATTTACGAAGCACCGCCATGGGGATTTCATTCCGAAGATGCATTCTGGAACCAGGTAATTTATATCGAAACAATTCTGGAAGCAGAGGAATTGCTTTGGAGAATTCATGGTGTAGAAGAAAAATTTGGCCGGGTAAGGGAAAAAGAGCGTTATTCTTCGCGCGAAATGGACATTGACATTCTGTATTTTAACGAAGAATATTTTGAAACCAAAACGCTCATCATTCCACATCCTCGAATTCATGAACGAAAATTTGTTTTGGTCCCGCTTGCAGAAATTGCACCAAACTTTAAACACCCGCTACGCAGATTAACCAGCATAGAAATGCTGGAAGCCTGCCGCGATGATTCGATCATTAAAAAGGTGGTTATTGACTAA
- a CDS encoding energy transducer TonB produces the protein MELKKSKKADLESKRNTFLLIGLVVALGVTLLAFEWTTKPSKAESLGTIQTAQVEEEIIPITREQEVKPPPPPPPPKVIEVLNIVDDDVEIEDELEIEDTEADDETVIDVAPVIETAEEEEEEEAQVFFIVEDMPEFPGGDLALRKYIANAIKYPVIAQENGIQGKVYVTFVVGKTGQVTNASIARGVDPSLDKEALRVVNALPPWKPGKQRGKPVNVSYTVPINFVLQ, from the coding sequence ATGGAACTTAAAAAATCTAAAAAAGCTGATCTTGAGAGTAAAAGAAATACCTTTTTACTTATCGGGTTGGTTGTCGCGTTAGGCGTCACGCTTTTGGCTTTTGAATGGACTACAAAACCAAGTAAAGCTGAATCGTTGGGTACTATCCAAACCGCACAAGTTGAAGAAGAGATTATCCCAATTACTCGTGAGCAAGAGGTAAAACCACCTCCACCACCTCCACCACCAAAAGTAATCGAGGTGTTAAACATTGTTGACGATGATGTTGAGATTGAAGACGAATTGGAGATTGAAGATACTGAAGCTGATGACGAAACTGTAATTGATGTTGCTCCGGTAATTGAAACTGCAGAAGAGGAAGAAGAAGAAGAAGCTCAGGTATTTTTTATCGTTGAGGATATGCCGGAATTCCCTGGTGGTGATTTAGCTTTACGTAAGTACATTGCTAACGCCATTAAATATCCTGTAATTGCTCAGGAAAACGGTATTCAAGGTAAAGTATATGTAACTTTTGTTGTTGGTAAAACAGGTCAGGTTACAAATGCATCTATCGCAAGGGGTGTCGATCCATCTTTGGACAAGGAAGCACTTCGCGTTGTAAATGCTCTTCCACCATGGAAGCCCGGAAAACAGCGTGGAAAACCAGTTAATGTATCGTACACGGTACCAATTAACTTCGTGTTGCAGTAA
- the lpxK gene encoding tetraacyldisaccharide 4'-kinase: MVKIFLYPLSLLYGFVMYLRNRAYDLNILKSTEFDVPVISIGNITVGGTGKTPHVEYLVKLLKEKYEVATLSRGYKRKTKGFRYVESNSTAIEVGDEPLQIKNKYKDVTVSVCENRVVGVEKLLASEAKAPDVVLLDDAFQHRRISPGLNILLIDYNRQIKEDHLLPMGRLRESVHQMRRANIIIFTKCPDEVTPIMRRILSNDVGLFPYQKLYFTKLEYDKLLPVFDAESLDAGFYKEKKHAVLLLTGIASPKLIEKYLRHFSKRIETLTFPDHYNYSAQDIQTILNKFAALKAEKKIIITTEKDSMRLKNNSGLTDEFKSVLYYLPVQVKFLDEEKKSFNKKILNYVGENKSNRELHKRKNSGKS, encoded by the coding sequence ATGGTCAAAATATTCCTGTATCCTCTTTCTTTATTGTATGGTTTTGTTATGTATTTGCGAAACCGTGCCTACGATCTAAACATCCTGAAATCGACCGAATTTGATGTGCCTGTCATTTCGATTGGTAACATTACAGTTGGGGGAACCGGGAAAACGCCGCACGTAGAATATCTGGTAAAATTGCTGAAAGAAAAATACGAAGTGGCTACTTTAAGTCGCGGTTACAAACGAAAAACCAAAGGATTTAGGTATGTTGAGTCCAATTCTACCGCCATTGAAGTGGGCGACGAACCCTTGCAGATTAAAAATAAATACAAAGATGTAACCGTTTCGGTGTGCGAAAACCGGGTTGTGGGAGTTGAAAAATTGCTGGCTTCAGAAGCAAAAGCACCCGATGTAGTTTTACTCGACGATGCCTTTCAACACCGTCGAATATCGCCGGGGCTTAATATCCTGTTGATTGATTACAACCGCCAGATAAAAGAAGATCATCTTTTGCCCATGGGGCGCCTGCGAGAAAGTGTTCACCAGATGAGGCGGGCCAACATTATTATTTTTACAAAATGCCCCGACGAGGTTACACCAATAATGCGTCGGATTTTAAGCAACGATGTTGGATTGTTTCCTTATCAGAAATTGTATTTTACAAAACTGGAATACGATAAACTGCTGCCTGTTTTTGATGCTGAATCGCTGGATGCCGGCTTTTATAAGGAAAAGAAACATGCTGTTTTGCTGCTTACCGGAATTGCATCGCCAAAATTGATCGAAAAATATTTACGCCACTTTTCAAAAAGGATTGAAACACTGACTTTCCCCGATCATTACAATTATTCGGCACAGGATATTCAAACCATACTAAATAAATTTGCTGCCCTCAAAGCAGAAAAAAAGATAATTATTACAACCGAAAAGGATTCAATGCGTTTAAAAAATAATTCAGGACTAACGGATGAATTTAAAAGCGTTTTGTATTATTTACCGGTTCAGGTAAAATTCCTCGATGAGGAAAAAAAATCGTTTAATAAAAAGATTTTAAATTATGTTGGAGAAAATAAAAGCAACCGCGAGCTTCATAAAAGAAAGAATTCAGGCAAGTCCTGA
- the hflX gene encoding GTPase HflX → MIETAPETEKAVIVGLINHAQDERQVKEYLDELEFLADTAGAVVLKKFTQKLDVPNKATFVGPGKLEEIGNYIKVVEADTVIFDDELSPTQLRNIETILECKVLDRTNLILDIFAKRAQTAHAKTQVELAQYQYLLPRLTRMWTHLERQKGGIGMRGPGETQIETDRRIILDKISLLKKQLVKIDKQKATQRKNRGKLVRVALVGYTNVGKSTILNMLAKSEVFAENKLFATLDTTVRKVVIGNLPFLLADTVGFIRKLPHGLVESFKSTLDEVREADVLLHIVDISHPGFEEQIETVDTTLQEIEAGDKPTLYIFNKIDAFTYEAKDEDDLSPRTKDNFTLDEWKNSWMAKSNTPALFISAKEKSNVEDFKEELYEHVKAIHSQRFPYNDYLYNSEWTEGIQE, encoded by the coding sequence ATGATAGAAACAGCACCGGAAACAGAAAAGGCAGTAATAGTAGGTTTAATAAACCACGCGCAAGACGAAAGACAGGTTAAAGAATACCTGGATGAATTGGAGTTTTTGGCCGATACGGCTGGCGCTGTGGTATTGAAAAAATTTACGCAAAAGCTCGATGTACCAAACAAAGCAACATTTGTTGGGCCGGGTAAACTCGAAGAAATTGGCAACTACATTAAAGTGGTTGAAGCCGATACCGTAATTTTCGACGATGAACTTTCTCCAACTCAGTTGCGAAATATCGAAACCATATTGGAGTGCAAAGTATTGGACAGAACCAACCTGATTCTCGATATTTTTGCCAAACGCGCCCAAACGGCACACGCAAAAACACAGGTTGAACTGGCTCAATACCAGTATTTACTTCCCCGACTTACGCGAATGTGGACTCACCTTGAGCGGCAAAAAGGGGGGATTGGAATGCGTGGTCCGGGTGAAACTCAGATTGAAACCGACCGCCGGATTATTCTGGATAAAATTTCGTTGTTAAAAAAGCAGTTGGTTAAAATCGACAAGCAGAAGGCTACCCAGCGTAAAAATCGTGGAAAACTGGTGCGTGTTGCCCTGGTTGGTTATACCAACGTAGGAAAATCTACCATATTAAATATGTTGGCCAAGTCGGAAGTGTTTGCCGAAAACAAACTTTTTGCAACGCTCGACACAACGGTTCGTAAAGTGGTAATCGGAAACCTGCCGTTTTTATTGGCCGATACCGTAGGATTTATCCGGAAACTGCCTCATGGATTGGTCGAGTCGTTTAAATCAACACTCGACGAAGTGCGTGAAGCGGATGTGTTGCTGCACATTGTAGATATCTCACATCCCGGATTTGAGGAGCAGATTGAAACCGTTGACACTACGCTGCAGGAAATTGAAGCGGGCGATAAACCAACTTTGTACATTTTTAATAAAATTGATGCGTTTACTTACGAGGCAAAGGACGAGGATGACTTGTCGCCACGTACAAAAGACAATTTTACTTTAGACGAATGGAAAAACTCGTGGATGGCAAAAAGCAATACACCGGCACTTTTTATTTCGGCAAAAGAGAAATCAAATGTCGAAGATTTTAAAGAGGAATTGTACGAACACGTAAAAGCCATTCATTCGCAACGTTTTCCTTACAACGATTATTTGTACAACTCGGAGTGGACAGAAGGAATTCAAGAATAA
- a CDS encoding energy transducer TonB → MIENKKSEKANLENKKSIFFLIGLVIALSSVLYAFEWKTSTSDAVMEFDTHDYTPEEYIFIPRTPAEKKEIPKPMVQVEIIKLVENDQQVDDIFADFSSEPDDGLEIDFSNPVFKPSENPLDKPDDIFIHVEIMPEFPGGKQALLSYLANNVKYPLIAQENGIKGKVYVSFVIDELGNINDVDLLRGVDSALDNEALRVVRGMPKWKPGKQAGKAVKVRYTVPIYFELR, encoded by the coding sequence ATGATTGAAAATAAAAAAAGCGAAAAAGCCAATCTCGAAAACAAAAAAAGCATCTTCTTTTTAATTGGTTTGGTAATTGCGTTGAGTTCTGTTTTATATGCCTTCGAGTGGAAAACAAGTACATCAGATGCTGTAATGGAATTTGATACGCATGATTATACACCTGAAGAATATATTTTTATCCCTCGCACACCAGCCGAAAAGAAAGAGATTCCAAAGCCAATGGTGCAAGTTGAGATTATTAAGTTGGTTGAAAATGATCAACAGGTTGACGATATTTTTGCTGATTTTAGCTCTGAACCGGATGACGGGTTGGAAATTGATTTTAGTAACCCAGTATTTAAACCAAGTGAAAATCCTCTTGATAAGCCAGACGATATTTTTATTCATGTTGAAATTATGCCCGAATTTCCGGGCGGAAAACAAGCCTTGCTTAGCTATTTGGCAAACAATGTTAAGTACCCGTTAATTGCACAGGAAAATGGAATAAAAGGAAAAGTTTATGTGAGCTTTGTAATTGATGAGTTGGGTAACATTAATGATGTAGACCTGTTGCGCGGCGTGGATTCTGCACTGGACAATGAGGCATTAAGAGTCGTTCGCGGAATGCCAAAATGGAAACCGGGAAAACAGGCTGGAAAGGCTGTTAAAGTCAGGTACACTGTGCCTATATATTTCGAGTTGAGATAG
- a CDS encoding sigma-70 family RNA polymerase sigma factor codes for MIDKNLTNNFLELVEENKKLIYKVSHMYCNSPTERNDLFQEIVTNLWKGFPQFKGLSKFSTWAYRISINTAISWFRDYSNHRNYIEYTDFVPNMTDDCELDELTDTLFNAIEHLGKIDKAIILLQLDGYSYDDIAEIIGISKTNVATKINRLKLKLKSHLSNN; via the coding sequence ATGATTGATAAAAATTTAACGAATAACTTTCTGGAATTAGTCGAAGAAAACAAAAAACTGATTTACAAGGTCAGCCACATGTACTGTAATTCCCCAACGGAGCGAAACGACCTCTTTCAGGAAATAGTAACTAATCTGTGGAAGGGATTTCCTCAGTTTAAAGGTCTTTCAAAATTCAGCACATGGGCGTATAGGATCTCAATCAACACAGCCATTTCATGGTTTCGTGATTATTCGAATCACCGAAATTATATTGAATACACAGATTTTGTACCGAACATGACTGACGACTGTGAATTGGACGAACTGACGGATACCTTATTTAATGCCATTGAACATTTAGGGAAAATTGATAAAGCAATCATCTTACTTCAGCTCGACGGATATTCGTACGATGATATTGCCGAGATTATCGGAATTTCCAAAACCAATGTGGCTACCAAAATCAATCGTTTAAAGCTCAAATTAAAAAGTCATTTGTCAAACAATTAA